The Lacrimispora xylanolytica genome has a segment encoding these proteins:
- a CDS encoding LicD family protein: MEEYDLSKVHQANLSILKEIDRICRKYRIKYLLDAGTLLGAVRHKGFIPWDDDADVAFTRTNYEAFLKVVRRELPEHMELLEPGDLRGGKAFYDFTPRILYKNSKTHEDTKEMEYYEGKLNHLWVDLFIIDELPEKKAASTWTLLLHTIIYGLAMGHRYRLDYSKYSLTNKICVGILALIGKLIPMKVIRKLQLMTAVKDRKGTSRLRYYSNYQPDYLYVTLQKEWCEETVDLEFEDTKLMAPKGFHEVLTWIYGDYKKLPPEEMRHPTHSSTEIQIF; this comes from the coding sequence ATGGAAGAATACGATTTATCAAAGGTCCATCAGGCCAATCTTTCCATATTAAAGGAGATTGACCGCATCTGCCGGAAATACCGGATCAAGTATCTCTTAGATGCAGGGACGTTACTGGGGGCAGTAAGGCACAAAGGCTTTATTCCCTGGGATGATGATGCAGATGTGGCATTTACCCGAACCAATTACGAGGCTTTCCTAAAGGTAGTCCGCCGGGAGCTGCCGGAACATATGGAGCTTTTAGAGCCAGGGGATTTACGGGGAGGCAAGGCATTTTACGACTTCACCCCAAGAATCCTTTATAAGAACAGCAAGACCCATGAGGACACCAAAGAGATGGAGTATTATGAAGGAAAGTTAAATCATCTTTGGGTAGATTTGTTCATCATTGACGAGCTGCCGGAGAAAAAGGCTGCGTCCACATGGACCCTGCTTCTTCATACGATTATCTACGGACTGGCCATGGGCCATCGTTACCGGTTGGATTATTCCAAATACAGCCTGACCAACAAGATATGCGTTGGAATTTTAGCCCTTATAGGTAAACTGATCCCTATGAAGGTAATCAGAAAGCTCCAGCTTATGACAGCAGTCAAGGACCGGAAGGGAACCAGCAGACTTCGTTATTACAGCAATTATCAGCCGGATTACCTCTATGTGACCCTTCAAAAAGAATGGTGTGAGGAAACGGTGGACTTGGAATTTGAGGATACGAAGCTTATGGCACCGAAAGGCTTTCATGAAGTCCTCACCTGGATTTACGGAGATTATAAGAAGCTTCCTCCGGAGGAGATGCGGCACCCCACCCATTCCAGTACGGAAATACAGATTTTTTAA
- the rfbH gene encoding lipopolysaccharide biosynthesis protein RfbH: MMFENKTENQAREEILELVKEYCDTFHNQKKPFEEGDRISYASRVYDHKEMVNLVNSSLEFWLTSGHYTDEFEKKFAKYLGVRFCSLVNSGSSANLLAFMTLTSPLLKERQIKRGDEIITVAAGFPTTVNPAIQYGAVPVFVDVTIPQYNIDVTMLEAARSEKTKAVMIAHTLGNPYDLSAVKAFCDKYNLWLVEDNCDALGTKYTIDGEERFSGTIGDIGTSSFYPPHHMTMGEGGAVYTSNSLLNKIIRSFRDWGRDCVCPSGTDNLCGHRFDRQYGQLPVGYDHKYVYSHFGYNLKTTDMQAAIGCAQLDKFPSFVERRRHNFDRLYEGVKEVSDKLILPEACPNSKPSWFGFLITCKEGVDRNQVVQYIESKGVQTRMLFAGNLTKHPCFDQMREANEGFRIVGELTNTDRIMADTFWVGVYPGMTDEMIDYMAKVIKEAVRQ; encoded by the coding sequence ATTATGTTTGAAAACAAAACAGAAAATCAGGCAAGAGAAGAAATTTTGGAGCTTGTAAAAGAATATTGCGATACCTTTCATAATCAGAAAAAACCATTTGAAGAGGGAGACAGAATCTCCTATGCATCCCGTGTTTATGACCATAAAGAGATGGTAAACCTGGTGAACAGTTCCTTAGAGTTCTGGCTTACCTCAGGCCATTATACCGATGAATTTGAGAAGAAGTTTGCAAAGTACTTAGGGGTACGCTTCTGCTCCCTTGTAAATTCCGGTTCTTCTGCCAACCTACTGGCATTTATGACCCTGACCTCACCTCTCTTAAAGGAGCGCCAGATCAAACGAGGAGATGAGATCATCACCGTGGCAGCAGGCTTCCCCACCACTGTAAATCCTGCTATTCAGTACGGAGCAGTTCCTGTGTTTGTGGATGTGACCATTCCACAGTATAACATTGATGTTACCATGCTGGAGGCTGCACGCTCTGAGAAGACAAAGGCTGTCATGATTGCCCATACCCTTGGAAATCCATATGATCTTTCCGCGGTAAAGGCATTCTGCGATAAATACAACTTATGGCTGGTGGAGGACAACTGTGACGCTCTTGGTACCAAGTATACCATTGACGGAGAAGAGCGTTTTTCCGGAACCATTGGAGATATCGGAACCTCCAGCTTTTATCCTCCTCACCACATGACCATGGGAGAGGGCGGAGCTGTTTATACCAGCAACTCCCTGTTAAACAAGATCATCCGTTCCTTCCGCGACTGGGGACGTGACTGTGTCTGCCCGTCTGGTACGGACAATTTATGCGGACACCGGTTTGACCGCCAGTATGGTCAGCTTCCAGTGGGCTATGACCACAAATACGTATACTCCCATTTTGGCTATAACCTAAAGACCACGGATATGCAGGCTGCCATCGGCTGTGCCCAGCTGGATAAATTCCCATCCTTCGTGGAACGCAGACGCCATAATTTTGACCGCCTGTATGAAGGCGTGAAGGAGGTTTCCGATAAGCTCATTCTTCCGGAAGCCTGTCCGAACTCAAAACCAAGCTGGTTCGGCTTTTTAATCACCTGTAAAGAAGGGGTAGACCGAAATCAAGTGGTTCAGTACATTGAATCTAAAGGAGTTCAGACAAGAATGCTGTTTGCAGGAAACCTGACAAAACACCCATGCTTTGACCAGATGAGAGAGGCTAACGAAGGCTTCCGCATCGTAGGAGAGCTTACCAACACAGACCGCATTATGGCTGATACCTTCTGGGTAGGCGTATATCCTGGTATGACCGATGAGATGATTGATTACATGGCAAAGGTCATCAAAGAGGCAGTAAGGCAGTAA
- the rfbG gene encoding CDP-glucose 4,6-dehydratase — MNDWTSLKWKEFSEFYGGKKVLLTGHTGFKGSWLSRMLLKAGAVVTGYSLEPPTDPSLFDIAGLSYEMNSIIGDIRDLDHLKKVFEETKPEIVFHLAAQPIVRDSYKEPVYTYETNVMGTVHILECVRLTPSVKSFLNITTDKVYENKEWEYGYRENDPLDGYDPYSNSKSCSELVTHSYAKSFFAQGQTAISTSRAGNVIGGGDFANDRIIPDCIRAASKKQEIILRNPHSTRPYQHVLEPLAIYMTIAMRQYEDIKYQGYYNVGPDDKDCVTTGDLTDLFCQAWGDGLSWINRFEGGPHEANFLKLDCSRVKSVFGWTPRYGVKEAVEKTVQWAKAYLDGADMLEVMDRQIEEFFA; from the coding sequence ATGAACGATTGGACAAGTTTAAAATGGAAGGAATTCTCTGAATTCTATGGTGGGAAAAAGGTTCTTTTAACTGGTCACACCGGGTTTAAAGGCTCCTGGCTCAGCCGTATGCTCCTTAAGGCAGGGGCAGTGGTGACCGGATACTCCTTAGAGCCTCCCACAGATCCCAGTCTTTTTGACATCGCAGGGCTTTCCTATGAGATGAATTCCATCATCGGTGATATCCGGGATCTGGACCATCTTAAGAAGGTATTTGAAGAAACAAAGCCGGAGATCGTGTTTCATCTGGCTGCCCAGCCCATTGTACGGGATTCCTACAAAGAGCCAGTTTATACCTACGAAACCAATGTTATGGGTACGGTTCATATATTAGAATGTGTGCGCCTGACCCCTTCGGTTAAATCCTTTTTGAATATAACCACCGATAAGGTGTATGAAAATAAAGAGTGGGAGTATGGATACAGGGAAAATGACCCCTTAGACGGCTACGATCCCTATTCCAACAGTAAGTCCTGCTCAGAACTGGTAACCCACAGCTATGCAAAGTCCTTCTTTGCCCAGGGACAAACAGCCATATCCACGTCCCGTGCAGGCAACGTCATTGGCGGCGGAGACTTTGCCAATGACCGGATCATTCCAGACTGTATCCGGGCGGCCTCTAAAAAGCAGGAAATCATCTTAAGAAATCCTCATTCCACAAGGCCGTATCAGCATGTCCTGGAACCGTTAGCCATTTATATGACCATAGCCATGAGGCAGTATGAAGATATCAAATATCAGGGATACTATAACGTAGGACCTGATGATAAGGATTGTGTGACCACCGGTGATCTGACCGATTTATTCTGTCAGGCTTGGGGAGATGGACTCTCCTGGATAAACCGTTTTGAGGGCGGCCCTCATGAAGCCAACTTTTTAAAGCTGGATTGCTCCAGAGTCAAAAGCGTCTTTGGCTGGACTCCAAGATACGGAGTAAAAGAAGCGGTGGAAAAGACCGTCCAGTGGGCTAAGGCATATCTGGATGGAGCCGACATGCTGGAGGTCATGGACCGCCAGATTGAAGAATTCTTTGCATAA
- the rfbF gene encoding glucose-1-phosphate cytidylyltransferase codes for MKVVLLAGGLGTRISEESHLKPKPMIEIGERPILWHIMKYYSQFGFHDFVICLGYKQYVVKEFFADYFLHTSDVTFDLANNSMEVHNNYSEPWKVTLVDTGLNTMTGGRIKRIQPYIGDEPFMLTYGDGVCDVDLNALLDFHKSHGKTATMTTVNIAQLKGVLDINEDNMVHSFREKAETDASLINGGFMVLNPEVFSYLKDDTTVLEQEPLQKLAKEGQLMSFHHTGFWQCMDTQREMKKLEDLWQSGQAPWKIWEN; via the coding sequence ATGAAAGTAGTTTTATTAGCAGGAGGTCTTGGAACCAGGATCAGCGAGGAGAGCCATTTAAAGCCAAAGCCAATGATCGAGATCGGGGAGAGACCGATTTTATGGCATATTATGAAGTATTATTCCCAGTTCGGATTTCATGATTTTGTCATCTGCCTTGGATATAAGCAGTATGTGGTAAAAGAATTCTTTGCAGATTATTTCCTTCATACCTCAGATGTGACCTTTGATCTTGCCAATAACAGCATGGAGGTACATAATAATTATTCTGAGCCATGGAAGGTAACCCTGGTGGATACCGGTTTAAATACCATGACAGGAGGAAGAATCAAACGCATACAGCCCTACATCGGCGATGAGCCCTTTATGCTCACGTATGGAGACGGCGTGTGTGATGTGGATTTAAATGCCCTTCTTGACTTCCACAAGAGCCATGGAAAGACAGCTACCATGACAACCGTTAACATTGCACAGCTAAAAGGCGTGCTGGATATTAATGAGGATAACATGGTCCACTCCTTCCGGGAAAAGGCTGAGACAGATGCCAGCCTGATCAACGGAGGCTTTATGGTCTTAAATCCAGAAGTATTTTCTTATTTGAAAGATGATACCACAGTCTTAGAGCAGGAGCCATTACAGAAGCTTGCAAAAGAAGGCCAGTTAATGAGCTTTCATCATACCGGCTTCTGGCAGTGCATGGATACTCAGCGGGAGATGAAGAAGCTGGAAGACCTATGGCAGTCCGGCCAGGCACCCTGGAAGATATGGGAGAACTGA
- a CDS encoding glycosyltransferase family 2 protein, translating to MTPHSFAICAYKDSPYLEACIRSLKAQTVKSDILLCTSTPSPFLKELCERYGIPMFIRHGESSIRDDWNFAYHKADSRYVTIAHQDDCYHKDYVKTLAAYAEKYPDMTLFTSGYAVVKDNKLATFEAVEFIKRILRLPLRLKVFSHLPAVKRSALIFGNSICCPVCAYHKERLGEPLFTSPYRFALDWDTLYKLSGMPGRFVCVERPLMFYRVHQEATTKACIADNSRTREEAEMFRKIWPEPVVKLLMHFYRKAYKEYE from the coding sequence ATGACACCACATTCATTTGCAATCTGCGCCTATAAGGATTCCCCGTATCTGGAAGCCTGCATACGTTCCTTAAAGGCCCAGACAGTAAAATCAGATATTTTGCTTTGTACTTCTACCCCAAGCCCCTTTTTAAAAGAGCTGTGTGAGAGGTACGGCATACCCATGTTCATCCGCCATGGGGAAAGCAGCATTAGAGATGATTGGAATTTTGCTTATCATAAGGCGGATTCCCGTTATGTTACCATTGCCCATCAAGATGACTGTTACCACAAGGACTATGTAAAAACATTGGCCGCATATGCAGAGAAGTACCCGGATATGACCCTGTTTACCAGTGGCTACGCTGTGGTTAAGGATAACAAGCTGGCAACGTTTGAAGCGGTAGAATTTATCAAGAGAATCCTCCGTCTTCCTCTTCGGCTGAAAGTCTTCAGTCATTTGCCTGCAGTGAAAAGAAGCGCCCTGATCTTTGGAAATTCCATCTGCTGCCCGGTATGCGCTTATCATAAGGAAAGACTGGGAGAGCCGTTGTTTACGTCTCCCTATCGGTTCGCACTGGACTGGGATACCTTATATAAGCTGTCAGGAATGCCAGGACGTTTTGTCTGTGTGGAGCGGCCTTTGATGTTTTACCGGGTTCACCAGGAGGCGACCACAAAGGCATGCATTGCCGATAACAGCCGTACCAGGGAAGAAGCAGAGATGTTTAGAAAAATATGGCCGGAGCCGGTTGTAAAATTGCTCATGCATTTTTACCGGAAGGCCTATAAGGAGTACGAATAG
- a CDS encoding M42 family metallopeptidase, whose translation METMTYVTNILEKIVNIPSPSGYTKEVMKAVEEEARSFGYASTYNRKGGLIIEVPGQSKEVLGLSAHVDTLGAMVRSITPEGRLNIVLVGGFMMESIEGMYCKIHTRTGKTYTGTILTKEPSLHTYDNAKSLERKPKNMEVRLDELVYSGEDVKKLDISTGDYISFDPMYVHTESGYIKSRHLDDKASVAVLLGVLKDISQSGKLPKRTLKLVISNYEEVGFGASFIPQDIEEFIAVDMGALGDDLTGSEHKVSICAQDSSGPYDYEMTSRLISLAKEHKIDFAVDIFPHYGSDVGAAIRGGSDIRGALIGQGVHASHGTERTHVDGMEQTLKLIEAYIER comes from the coding sequence ATGGAAACTATGACATACGTAACAAATATCCTGGAAAAAATCGTAAACATTCCAAGCCCCAGCGGCTATACAAAAGAGGTGATGAAAGCTGTGGAGGAGGAAGCTCGCAGTTTTGGCTACGCTTCCACATATAACCGCAAAGGTGGCCTGATTATTGAGGTGCCCGGACAGTCAAAGGAAGTATTAGGACTTTCCGCTCATGTTGATACCTTAGGCGCTATGGTGCGTTCCATTACACCGGAAGGAAGACTTAACATCGTTTTGGTAGGCGGATTTATGATGGAAAGCATTGAGGGCATGTACTGTAAGATTCATACAAGAACTGGAAAGACTTACACAGGAACCATACTCACAAAGGAGCCATCTCTTCACACATATGACAATGCCAAGTCTCTGGAGCGGAAGCCGAAAAATATGGAGGTGCGTTTAGACGAGCTGGTATACAGTGGGGAGGATGTGAAAAAGCTTGATATTTCCACTGGCGATTATATCAGCTTTGACCCAATGTACGTTCATACGGAGAGCGGCTATATCAAGTCACGTCATTTAGATGACAAGGCTTCTGTGGCAGTGCTTTTAGGAGTCTTAAAAGATATTTCCCAGTCAGGTAAATTACCTAAGAGAACCTTAAAGCTGGTTATCAGCAATTACGAAGAGGTTGGCTTTGGGGCAAGTTTTATTCCTCAGGACATTGAAGAATTTATTGCCGTGGATATGGGTGCTTTGGGAGATGATTTAACGGGAAGCGAGCATAAAGTATCCATCTGTGCCCAGGACTCTTCAGGACCTTATGATTATGAAATGACAAGCCGCCTGATTTCTTTGGCCAAAGAGCATAAGATTGATTTTGCAGTGGACATCTTCCCGCATTACGGCTCTGATGTAGGGGCTGCCATCCGGGGGGGCAGCGACATTCGGGGAGCCTTGATTGGACAGGGCGTCCATGCGTCCCACGGAACCGAACGGACCCATGTAGACGGTATGGAACAGACTTTAAAGCTGATTGAAGCATATATAGAGCGGTAA
- a CDS encoding phage tail tip lysozyme encodes MADYNNANYTYAQVLAGNGYYMKDDKLRYSAGVKTMQQKLNAAGYNCGTPDGKFGSGTDTAVRNFQRAKGLTVDGKAGKATLKALDGADSGGGTTYCSNSYLNTKQMTVNAQYILNYLRNKGWTKNAVCGMLGNMQTESTINPGIWQSLKENNTSGGFGLVQWTPATKYIDWAKSNGLTVANMDSELKRILYEVSNKEQFHATTKYNMTFSQFTRSTESAYYLACAFLHNYEQPKNASQDETRGNQATYWFNTLS; translated from the coding sequence ATGGCAGATTATAATAATGCAAACTATACATATGCCCAGGTACTTGCAGGCAATGGCTATTACATGAAGGATGATAAGCTTCGTTACAGTGCAGGTGTAAAAACAATGCAGCAGAAATTAAATGCAGCAGGCTACAACTGCGGGACTCCTGACGGAAAATTCGGCAGCGGCACAGATACTGCTGTAAGAAATTTTCAGAGAGCAAAAGGTCTTACAGTGGATGGGAAGGCTGGTAAGGCGACTCTTAAAGCTCTTGATGGAGCCGACTCCGGCGGTGGGACTACCTATTGCAGTAACAGTTATTTAAACACCAAACAAATGACGGTAAACGCTCAATATATCTTAAACTATTTACGGAACAAGGGCTGGACCAAAAATGCCGTCTGCGGAATGCTTGGCAACATGCAGACAGAGAGTACCATCAACCCAGGTATTTGGCAGAGCTTAAAGGAAAACAACACCAGCGGCGGTTTTGGTCTGGTTCAGTGGACACCAGCTACCAAGTACATTGACTGGGCCAAAAGCAATGGATTAACTGTTGCAAATATGGATAGTGAATTAAAGCGTATTCTGTACGAAGTAAGCAACAAAGAACAGTTCCATGCAACTACCAAATACAATATGACGTTCTCACAATTCACCCGTTCCACTGAGAGTGCCTATTACCTGGCTTGTGCCTTTTTACATAACTATGAGCAACCAAAAAATGCCTCCCAGGATGAAACACGTGGAAATCAGGCAACTTATTGGTTTAATACACTATCATAA
- a CDS encoding glutamine synthetase III, translated as MSEVVNVAEKFGKNVFNETVMRERLPKSVFKKLKKTIEDGAELDPSIADVVAHAMKDWAIERGATHYTHWFQPLTGITAEKHDSFISAPTSEGKVIMEFSGKELVKGEPDASSFPSGGLRATFEARGYTAWDCTSPAFLREDAIGVTLCIPTAFCSYTGEALDKKTPLLRSMEAVDEQALRILRLFGNTTAKRVTPSVGPEQEYFLVDHDKYLQRKDLIYAGRTLFGAMPPKGQELEDHYFGAIRERVAAYMKEVNEELWKLGVPAKTQHNEVAPAQHELAPIFEQANVAVDHNQLVMETLKKVAGRHGLNCLLHEKPFAGVNGSGKHNNWSLTSDDGINLLNPGETPHENIQFLLVLSCILKAVDKHADLLRESAADVGNDHRLGANEAPPAIISVFIGEQLEDVVDQLCSTGEATRSKAGGTLKTGVRTLPDLFKDATDRNRTSPFAFTGNKFEFRMVGSSDSISSPNVVLNTITAEAFKEAADILEKAEDFDTAVHDLIKKQLAAHRRIIFNGNGYADAWVEEAEKRGLPNLKSMIDAIPALATDAAVKMFEEFKVFTKAELESRVEIEYEAYTKAINIEARTMIDMAGKQLIPAVVKYTSILADSLGKIKTACPDADTSVQEELLIEVSAYLSDMKVALSALVEITDKCSAIKENKEQAAAYHDEVVPAMAALRAPADKLEMIVDKEIWPLPSYGDLIFEV; from the coding sequence ATGAGTGAAGTTGTAAACGTAGCCGAAAAGTTTGGCAAGAATGTATTTAACGAAACCGTTATGAGAGAGCGTTTACCAAAGTCCGTTTTCAAGAAGTTAAAGAAAACGATTGAGGATGGCGCAGAGTTAGATCCTTCCATTGCTGATGTAGTTGCACATGCAATGAAGGACTGGGCAATTGAGAGAGGTGCCACTCACTACACCCATTGGTTCCAGCCGCTTACCGGTATTACCGCAGAAAAGCATGATTCCTTTATCTCTGCACCGACTTCCGAAGGAAAGGTCATCATGGAATTCTCCGGAAAAGAACTGGTAAAAGGAGAGCCGGATGCATCCTCATTCCCATCTGGAGGACTTAGAGCAACCTTCGAGGCCAGAGGCTATACTGCTTGGGATTGTACTTCACCTGCATTCTTAAGAGAAGATGCAATTGGTGTTACCCTTTGCATACCGACTGCTTTCTGTTCCTATACAGGAGAAGCACTTGATAAAAAAACTCCTCTTTTAAGATCCATGGAGGCTGTTGATGAGCAGGCTTTAAGAATCTTAAGATTATTTGGAAATACCACAGCCAAGAGAGTTACCCCTTCCGTAGGACCGGAGCAGGAGTATTTCCTGGTGGATCACGATAAATATTTACAGAGAAAAGATTTAATTTATGCTGGCCGTACTTTATTCGGCGCTATGCCTCCAAAAGGCCAGGAGCTGGAAGATCATTACTTTGGAGCTATTCGGGAACGAGTTGCTGCTTACATGAAGGAAGTAAATGAAGAGCTTTGGAAGTTAGGCGTACCGGCAAAGACACAGCATAATGAGGTAGCTCCTGCACAGCACGAGCTGGCACCAATCTTTGAGCAGGCAAACGTTGCCGTAGATCATAACCAGCTGGTTATGGAAACCTTAAAGAAGGTAGCAGGACGCCACGGACTTAATTGTCTCCTTCATGAGAAGCCATTTGCAGGCGTGAATGGTTCCGGTAAGCACAACAACTGGTCCTTAACCTCAGATGATGGCATCAACCTATTAAATCCAGGCGAGACACCACATGAGAACATTCAGTTCTTACTGGTATTATCCTGTATCTTAAAGGCAGTTGACAAACACGCTGACCTCCTTCGTGAGTCTGCAGCAGACGTTGGAAATGATCACAGACTGGGAGCCAATGAGGCACCTCCAGCTATCATCTCCGTATTCATCGGCGAGCAGTTAGAAGACGTAGTTGACCAGCTTTGCAGCACTGGAGAGGCAACCCGCTCCAAGGCAGGCGGCACCTTAAAGACAGGTGTTAGAACCTTACCAGATTTATTTAAGGATGCAACAGACCGTAACAGAACTTCACCATTTGCATTTACAGGCAACAAGTTTGAGTTCCGTATGGTTGGTTCCTCCGATTCCATTTCCTCTCCAAACGTAGTGTTAAATACCATTACCGCAGAGGCATTCAAAGAAGCAGCAGACATTCTTGAGAAGGCAGAAGACTTCGATACCGCAGTTCATGACTTAATCAAGAAGCAGTTAGCCGCTCACAGAAGAATTATCTTCAATGGAAACGGTTATGCAGATGCATGGGTAGAAGAAGCTGAGAAGAGAGGACTTCCAAACTTAAAGTCCATGATCGATGCAATTCCAGCTCTTGCTACAGACGCTGCTGTTAAGATGTTTGAGGAATTTAAGGTATTTACAAAGGCTGAGTTGGAATCTCGCGTTGAGATTGAATATGAAGCTTATACCAAGGCGATCAACATCGAAGCCAGAACTATGATTGATATGGCTGGAAAGCAGCTCATTCCTGCCGTTGTAAAATACACTTCCATACTGGCAGATTCCTTAGGAAAGATCAAGACAGCATGTCCTGATGCAGATACCAGCGTACAGGAAGAGCTTCTCATCGAAGTGAGCGCGTACCTTTCTGATATGAAGGTAGCCTTATCCGCACTGGTAGAGATAACAGATAAGTGCTCAGCGATCAAAGAGAACAAAGAGCAGGCAGCTGCATACCACGATGAGGTAGTTCCTGCTATGGCAGCTCTTCGTGCACCTGCTGATAAGCTTGAGATGATTGTAGATAAAGAGATATGGCCATTACCAAGCTACGGCGATCTTATTTTCGAAGTATAA
- the fba gene encoding class II fructose-1,6-bisphosphate aldolase: MLVSAKEMLEKARDGKYAVGQFNINNLEWTKAVLQTAEELKSPVILGVSEGAGKYMTGYKTVASMVKAMIEEMKITVPVALHLDHGSYEGCYKCIEAGFSSIMFDGSHYPIAENVEKTTELVKVCAEKGMSIEAEVGSIGGEEDGVVGMGECADPDECKQVADLGVTMLAAGIGNIHGKYPENWAGLSFDTLAAIKDKVGDMPLVLHGGTGIPEDQIKKAISLGVAKINVNTECQLTFAEATRKYIEAGKDLEGKGFDPRKLLAPGVEAIKGTVKEKMELFGSVGKA; encoded by the coding sequence ATGTTAGTTTCAGCGAAAGAGATGCTTGAAAAGGCAAGAGACGGAAAGTATGCAGTCGGACAGTTCAACATCAACAACCTTGAGTGGACAAAAGCAGTTCTGCAGACGGCAGAGGAGTTAAAATCCCCAGTTATTCTCGGTGTTTCCGAGGGTGCTGGAAAATATATGACTGGCTATAAAACAGTTGCTTCTATGGTAAAAGCGATGATTGAAGAGATGAAGATTACAGTTCCAGTAGCACTTCATTTAGATCACGGCTCCTATGAAGGCTGTTATAAATGTATCGAAGCAGGATTTTCTTCCATCATGTTCGATGGTTCCCATTACCCGATTGCTGAGAATGTTGAAAAGACAACAGAGCTTGTAAAGGTTTGTGCAGAAAAGGGAATGTCTATCGAGGCTGAGGTTGGTTCTATCGGCGGAGAAGAAGACGGCGTTGTTGGTATGGGTGAGTGTGCAGATCCAGACGAGTGTAAGCAGGTAGCTGATTTAGGCGTGACCATGCTGGCAGCAGGTATCGGCAATATTCACGGAAAATATCCGGAAAACTGGGCTGGTTTAAGCTTTGATACTTTAGCAGCAATTAAAGACAAAGTTGGCGATATGCCTTTAGTTCTTCACGGTGGTACAGGCATTCCGGAAGATCAGATCAAGAAAGCCATCAGCCTTGGCGTTGCTAAAATCAACGTTAATACAGAGTGTCAGCTTACCTTTGCTGAGGCAACCCGTAAGTACATCGAAGCAGGCAAGGATTTAGAAGGCAAGGGCTTTGACCCAAGAAAACTTCTTGCACCAGGTGTAGAAGCAATTAAGGGAACTGTAAAAGAGAAGATGGAATTATTTGGTTCTGTTGGAAAAGCATAA